A genomic stretch from Sulfobacillus thermosulfidooxidans includes:
- a CDS encoding HEPN domain-containing protein — protein sequence MVVQRVDETFTIWLQTEGCLPSYVLAPLWGLHLPAELRLQLDTETLVRPVTREDVEALFNPLPSFPVVSILVPLVPRNELVHIQHVIEYRPRNCSDPTVDSCDRGIQRVLMAFRCIFGAKITSSWLAVMSDVPVPMVAGRVVHPPYRGPYGNSGNAMWDNEQEADLHRIYSALGHLERDSRLRIALRWYNKAADQSEVKDRLLSAWIGLEALYGGGDKGEIVHKLSLRAAFYLSKYATGFPNVNETFQTLKNLYEFRSSVVHGDTRQKRNQLGDAADRAMEILRLTLRAALIKKEQFPPADKLANKLDEDIRNALTKVNDLLKD from the coding sequence ATGGTGGTACAGCGTGTGGATGAAACGTTTACTATATGGCTCCAGACGGAGGGTTGTTTACCGTCTTATGTCCTTGCGCCACTTTGGGGTCTTCATTTACCGGCTGAGCTTCGCCTTCAACTGGACACCGAGACCCTCGTGCGTCCTGTTACTCGAGAAGATGTTGAAGCGCTATTTAATCCACTTCCGAGTTTTCCGGTAGTCTCAATCTTGGTTCCCCTTGTTCCCCGAAATGAGTTAGTGCACATTCAGCACGTAATCGAATACCGTCCCCGTAACTGCAGTGACCCTACTGTAGACAGCTGTGACCGTGGCATACAACGAGTACTAATGGCATTTCGATGCATTTTCGGCGCGAAGATTACAAGTTCGTGGTTAGCGGTAATGAGTGACGTGCCAGTGCCCATGGTGGCGGGAAGAGTGGTCCACCCTCCATATCGTGGGCCTTATGGAAACAGTGGAAACGCAATGTGGGACAATGAACAGGAAGCGGATCTTCATAGGATTTATTCTGCACTGGGCCATCTCGAGCGTGATTCCCGGCTGCGGATAGCATTGCGATGGTACAACAAAGCTGCCGATCAATCGGAAGTAAAAGATAGGCTTCTTAGTGCCTGGATCGGGTTGGAGGCGTTGTATGGTGGAGGAGACAAAGGTGAAATTGTTCATAAATTAAGTTTGCGTGCAGCTTTTTACCTATCTAAGTATGCGACGGGTTTTCCTAATGTGAACGAGACCTTCCAAACACTTAAAAACTTGTATGAGTTTCGTTCGTCTGTCGTGCATGGCGATACTCGTCAAAAAAGAAATCAATTAGGTGATGCGGCTGACAGGGCCATGGAAATCCTTCGGTTAACGTTACGAGCAGCACTAATTAAAAAAGAGCAATTTCCTCCTGCAGACAAATTGGCGAACAAATTGGACGAAGACATACGAAATGCCCTAACAAAGGTTAACGATCTCTTGAAAGATTAG